The genomic interval CCCGGCACGGTGTCGCAGCGCCGCCTGGAAGGCGCGCAGGCCACGCGCGACCAGGCCATCAGCCAAGTCGCAGCAGCCCGTGCCGAAGTGGTGCGGGCACGTGAGCAGCAGGGTGGGGCGCAAGCGGATAACGCGCAGGTGCGCAGCGCGGCGGCGAATGTGCAAAAGGCCCGCCTGGACCTGGAGCGAACGGTGGTGCGCGCCGATACCAACGGGTTGATCACCGACCTGCGCACCGACGTGGGCCACTACGTGGGCGCCGGCAGCCCGATGATGACCCTGATCGCGATCCATGACGTGTGGATCAGCGCCGACCTGACCGAGAACAACCTCGGCCGCCTGCGCCCCGGCACACCGGTGCTGGTGGTGCTCGATGCGCTGCCTGGGACGGTGCTGAAGGGGCGCATACGCAGCATCGGTTATGGCATCAGCGTGGGCCAGAGCAACCCGCCGGGCACGCTGCCGAGCGTGCAGAACAGCCGTGAATGGCTGCGCTCGGCCCAACGCTTTCCGGTGATTGTCGAGCTTGACCGGGACCAGCTGGAAGACAAGTCCGGCTTGCGGGTGGGGGGCCAAGCCGAGGTGATGGCGCTGCCCAGCGAGGGCAACCCGCTGAACGTGCTTGGCCGTGTGTTCATGTGGCTGATGAGCTGGCTCTCGTATGCCTATTGAGCTGCGGCGCCAGCGTGCGCTTCGCCTGGCCTGGGGCGTGGCGCTGTGCCTGGCGGTCAGCTTCGGTTTTGGCCTGCCGGTGCCGATTTTGGCGCCGGTGTTCGCGGTGCTGTTGTTGGCCATGCGTAGCCAGCCCCTGCCGTTGCGCGCGGCACCGGCGTTGGCCGTGCTGGTACTGCTGAGTTGTGGCAGTGGCCTGTTGCTGATTCCCTTGTTGCGCCATGCGCCGGTAAGTGGTGTGCTGCTGGTCGGCGTTGGCGTGTTTCTGGTGCTGCGTTATGCCCTGAAGGGCGGCAACGGCCTGTTGGCCAACTTGCTGGTTATCGGCCTGACCATGATCGCCGCAGCCGGCACCAGCGATTTCACCTTGGCGCTGTCGGTGGTCGAGGCCTTGTCCAAAGGCATGCTCCTGGCAACCTTGGGCACGGCGCTGGCGCATGTGATGTTCCCCGAACCGGCTGACGCACCTGTGCAACCGTCACCGCCGCCGCTCGTCGCTGAACGGGCCAGCTGGGTCGCACTGCGCGCCACGCTGATCGTCATGCCTGCCTTTTTGCTGGCGCTGATCGCACCGGATGCGTTCATGCCGCTGATCATGAAGTCGGTGAGCCTCGGTCAGCAGGCCAGCGAGACCCATGCCCGCAATGCCAGCCGAGAACTGATTGGCTCGACCTTGCTGGCCGGGCTGCTGGCGATCCTGCTGTGGGGGGCATTGAGCCTGTTCGTGCACCTGTGGATGTTTTTCCTGTGGGTGCTGCTGTTTTCGCTTTGGCAGGCCCGGCGGCTGTACCGCGCGGTGGCGACGCGGCATAGCCCGGCCTATTGGGTCAGTTGCCTGACTACGATGTTGATACTGCTGGGGCAGTCGGTGCAGGACAGCGCGACGGGGCAGGATGTTTACCGCGCGTTCGCCGTGCGCATGGCGCTGTTCTTGGCGGTGTCGGTGTATGCCAGTGCCCTGCTGATCTGGATCGACCGGCGCAGGGCACGGCAGTGGGTGCATTAGGGCTGCCAGTCGACCCCGGTGTCCTCCAGGTAGGCATCCACCGCAGCGCCGACGGTGGGGTGGAAG from Pseudomonas kermanshahensis carries:
- a CDS encoding HlyD family secretion protein, with translation MTDTPQTPPAQAPDRGLRWVLLLIAVSLLWYLLADRFTPYTQQARLQAYVVPVSAEVAGQVKRVAVGNNQEVRKGEVLFELDQEQYRIALARAEADFDTVGRQIGAHTAGIDSAQAALMAAQANERKARQDAERLKRLIEEDPGTVSQRRLEGAQATRDQAISQVAAARAEVVRAREQQGGAQADNAQVRSAAANVQKARLDLERTVVRADTNGLITDLRTDVGHYVGAGSPMMTLIAIHDVWISADLTENNLGRLRPGTPVLVVLDALPGTVLKGRIRSIGYGISVGQSNPPGTLPSVQNSREWLRSAQRFPVIVELDRDQLEDKSGLRVGGQAEVMALPSEGNPLNVLGRVFMWLMSWLSYAY
- a CDS encoding DUF2955 domain-containing protein, coding for MPIELRRQRALRLAWGVALCLAVSFGFGLPVPILAPVFAVLLLAMRSQPLPLRAAPALAVLVLLSCGSGLLLIPLLRHAPVSGVLLVGVGVFLVLRYALKGGNGLLANLLVIGLTMIAAAGTSDFTLALSVVEALSKGMLLATLGTALAHVMFPEPADAPVQPSPPPLVAERASWVALRATLIVMPAFLLALIAPDAFMPLIMKSVSLGQQASETHARNASRELIGSTLLAGLLAILLWGALSLFVHLWMFFLWVLLFSLWQARRLYRAVATRHSPAYWVSCLTTMLILLGQSVQDSATGQDVYRAFAVRMALFLAVSVYASALLIWIDRRRARQWVH